The following are encoded together in the Chanodichthys erythropterus isolate Z2021 chromosome 16, ASM2448905v1, whole genome shotgun sequence genome:
- the otol1a gene encoding otolin-1-A isoform X1: MTSCCLCAAIGTMPSILHPFILLMALLEVTTRTQASLPKTTQWPRLKPTKKPPPRDEGGPPQPPARLGSHSITTTVSPTAIGITEEVTDSMMDAYSISPTDSTTYSSDAYSADYHTEAMVPPGVGPGNYTLDYNECFFNFCECCPPERGPPGPVGEKGLPGIPGEKGEMGPPGPPGQDGLTGAPGPHGENGEKGDPGVSGLPGIPGVTGKQGEKGELGLKGDKGDTGLPGLKGDPGDRGEPGWNGTKGEAGEPGIQGLTGPPGPDGIKGEKGDKGDCPFGEKGQKGSMGEPGPQGPKGDMGVPGLNCTDGLPGAKGLKGDPGPPGKQGEPGPPGPHGPPGQRGMPGMKGTRGLKGARGVRGFKGLKGEPAVQKRSAFSVGLFPSRSFPPPGLPIKFDKVIYNEEGHWDPHASKFNCTHGGVYVFSYYITVRNRPLRAALVVNGIRKLRTRDSLYGQDIDQASNMAVLRLSSGDQVWLETLRDWNGVYSSSEDDSTFSGFLLYADATKD; this comes from the exons ATGACTAG CTGCTGTTTGTGTGCAGCTATTGGGACAATGCCCAGTATTCTCCACCCATTCATCCTGCTGATGGCCTTGCTGGAGGTAACAACAAGGACTCAAGCATCACTACCCAAGACCACACAGTGGCCACGACTGAAACCCACTAAGAAGCCTCCGCCTCGAGATGAAGGGGGTCCTCCACAGCCGCCAGCCCGCTTGGGGTCTCATTCGATCACTACCACTGTGAGCCCCACCGCCATTGGCATCACAGAGGAAGTCACAGACTCCATGATGGATGCGTACTCTATTTCCCCCACTGACAGCACCACTTACTCCAGTGATGCTTATTCTGCTGACTACCACACGGAGGCCATGGTTCCTCCTGGGGTGGGCCCTGGGAACTACACGTTGGACTACAACGAGTGCTTTTTCAACTTCTGTGAGTGTTGTCCACCAGAGAGAGGTCCTCCAGGACCGGTAGGAGAAAAGGGATTGCCGG GTATTCCAGGAGAGAAGGGGGAGATGGGACCTCCTGGACCTCCAGGTCAAGATGGACTCACTGGCGCTCCAGGGCCACATGGAGAAAATG GAGAGAAAGGTGATCCTGGAGTGAGTGGGCTACCTGGGATTCCCGGTGTTACTGGGAAACAAGGAGAGAAAG GTGAACTGGGCCTCAAAGGAGACAAAGGAGATACCGGTTTACCCGGCCTGAAAGGAGACCCAGGGGACAGGGGAGAGCCCGGCTGGAATGGAACAAAGGGAGAAGCGGGTGAGCCTGGCATACAAGGACTGACTGGCCCCCCCGGACCAGATGGCATCAAAGGGGAGAAAGGTGACAAAGGAGACTGTCCATTTGGAGAGAAAGGGCAGAAAGGCAGTATGGGGGAGCCAGGGCCTCAAGGGCCAAAAGGAGACATGGGCGTGCCAGGTCTGAATTGCACAGATGGGCTTCCTGGGGCTAAGGGGCTGAAGGGAGACCCAGGACCCCCAGGTAAGCAGGGAGAGCCTGGTCCTCCAGGACCCCATGGACCACCAGGGCAGAGGGGGATGCCAGGGATGAAAGGCACACGAGGCCTAAAGGGAGCACGAGGTGTCCGGGGATTCAAGGGTCTTAAAGGTGAACCTGCCGTTCAGAAGCGTTCAGCATTTAGTGTCGGTCTTTTTCCTAGCCGATCGTTCCCGCCACCTGGCCTGCCTATCAAGTTTGACAAAGTCATTTACAATGAGGAGGGCCACTGGGACCCCCATGCCAGTAAGTTCAACTGCACTCATGGGGGAGTTTACGTCTTTTCCTACTACATAACTGTGCGTAATCGGCCCCTGCGTGCAGCCCTGGTGGTGAACGGCATTCGGAAACTGCGAACTCGTGACTCCCTTTATGGCCAGGACATTGACCAGGCCTCCAACATGGCAGTGCTTCGTTTATCATCTGGAGACCAGGTATGGCTGGAGACTTTGCGGGACTGGAACGGTGTTTATTCCAGCAGCGAGGACGACAGCACATTCTCTGGATTCCTGCTCTATGCCGATGCAACCAAGGACTGA
- the otol1a gene encoding otolin-1-A isoform X2, whose protein sequence is MPSILHPFILLMALLEVTTRTQASLPKTTQWPRLKPTKKPPPRDEGGPPQPPARLGSHSITTTVSPTAIGITEEVTDSMMDAYSISPTDSTTYSSDAYSADYHTEAMVPPGVGPGNYTLDYNECFFNFCECCPPERGPPGPVGEKGLPGIPGEKGEMGPPGPPGQDGLTGAPGPHGENGEKGDPGVSGLPGIPGVTGKQGEKGELGLKGDKGDTGLPGLKGDPGDRGEPGWNGTKGEAGEPGIQGLTGPPGPDGIKGEKGDKGDCPFGEKGQKGSMGEPGPQGPKGDMGVPGLNCTDGLPGAKGLKGDPGPPGKQGEPGPPGPHGPPGQRGMPGMKGTRGLKGARGVRGFKGLKGEPAVQKRSAFSVGLFPSRSFPPPGLPIKFDKVIYNEEGHWDPHASKFNCTHGGVYVFSYYITVRNRPLRAALVVNGIRKLRTRDSLYGQDIDQASNMAVLRLSSGDQVWLETLRDWNGVYSSSEDDSTFSGFLLYADATKD, encoded by the exons ATGCCCAGTATTCTCCACCCATTCATCCTGCTGATGGCCTTGCTGGAGGTAACAACAAGGACTCAAGCATCACTACCCAAGACCACACAGTGGCCACGACTGAAACCCACTAAGAAGCCTCCGCCTCGAGATGAAGGGGGTCCTCCACAGCCGCCAGCCCGCTTGGGGTCTCATTCGATCACTACCACTGTGAGCCCCACCGCCATTGGCATCACAGAGGAAGTCACAGACTCCATGATGGATGCGTACTCTATTTCCCCCACTGACAGCACCACTTACTCCAGTGATGCTTATTCTGCTGACTACCACACGGAGGCCATGGTTCCTCCTGGGGTGGGCCCTGGGAACTACACGTTGGACTACAACGAGTGCTTTTTCAACTTCTGTGAGTGTTGTCCACCAGAGAGAGGTCCTCCAGGACCGGTAGGAGAAAAGGGATTGCCGG GTATTCCAGGAGAGAAGGGGGAGATGGGACCTCCTGGACCTCCAGGTCAAGATGGACTCACTGGCGCTCCAGGGCCACATGGAGAAAATG GAGAGAAAGGTGATCCTGGAGTGAGTGGGCTACCTGGGATTCCCGGTGTTACTGGGAAACAAGGAGAGAAAG GTGAACTGGGCCTCAAAGGAGACAAAGGAGATACCGGTTTACCCGGCCTGAAAGGAGACCCAGGGGACAGGGGAGAGCCCGGCTGGAATGGAACAAAGGGAGAAGCGGGTGAGCCTGGCATACAAGGACTGACTGGCCCCCCCGGACCAGATGGCATCAAAGGGGAGAAAGGTGACAAAGGAGACTGTCCATTTGGAGAGAAAGGGCAGAAAGGCAGTATGGGGGAGCCAGGGCCTCAAGGGCCAAAAGGAGACATGGGCGTGCCAGGTCTGAATTGCACAGATGGGCTTCCTGGGGCTAAGGGGCTGAAGGGAGACCCAGGACCCCCAGGTAAGCAGGGAGAGCCTGGTCCTCCAGGACCCCATGGACCACCAGGGCAGAGGGGGATGCCAGGGATGAAAGGCACACGAGGCCTAAAGGGAGCACGAGGTGTCCGGGGATTCAAGGGTCTTAAAGGTGAACCTGCCGTTCAGAAGCGTTCAGCATTTAGTGTCGGTCTTTTTCCTAGCCGATCGTTCCCGCCACCTGGCCTGCCTATCAAGTTTGACAAAGTCATTTACAATGAGGAGGGCCACTGGGACCCCCATGCCAGTAAGTTCAACTGCACTCATGGGGGAGTTTACGTCTTTTCCTACTACATAACTGTGCGTAATCGGCCCCTGCGTGCAGCCCTGGTGGTGAACGGCATTCGGAAACTGCGAACTCGTGACTCCCTTTATGGCCAGGACATTGACCAGGCCTCCAACATGGCAGTGCTTCGTTTATCATCTGGAGACCAGGTATGGCTGGAGACTTTGCGGGACTGGAACGGTGTTTATTCCAGCAGCGAGGACGACAGCACATTCTCTGGATTCCTGCTCTATGCCGATGCAACCAAGGACTGA